From Salvelinus namaycush isolate Seneca chromosome 2, SaNama_1.0, whole genome shotgun sequence, one genomic window encodes:
- the LOC120020045 gene encoding proline-rich extensin-like protein EPR1: MSLSLSPSQNPNHHPNQHPNQHPNHHPNQHPNQHPNHHPNQHPNHHPNQHPQSAPPISTPISDPNHHPQSPPQSAPQSPPQSAPPISTPNQHPNQHPQSAPPITTPNHHPNHTPIQHPQSAPPNQHPNQHPQSAPPITTLNRQPKSPNQHPSSTPNHHPNQHPQSAPPITTPISTPNQHPIHHPQSPPQSPPQPAPPITTPITTPITIPNQNPQSPPPSPPQSPPQSPPPSPPPSPPPSPSPTSTPITTPITTPITTPITIPNQHPHHHPHHHPITTPITTPITTPITTPIITPITTPITTPITTPITTPITTPISTPNQHPQSPPQSAPPISTPFTTPITTPITTPIITPITTPITTPITTPITTPITTPITTPITTPITTPIITPITTPITTPIITPITTPITTPIITPITTPITTPITTPITTPISNIQISLLAAQQQQSKAITTPITTPITTPITTPSSPPSPPPSPPQSPPPSPPQSPSPTRTPNHHPHHHPHHHPHHHPNHHPHHHPHHHPHHHPHHHPHHHPNHHPHHHPHHHPHQ; encoded by the exons atgtctctctctctctctccctcacaaaACCCCAATCACCACCCCAATCAGCACCCCAATCAGCACCCCAATCACCACCCCAATCAGCACCCCAATCAGCACCCCAATCACCACCCCAATCAGCACCCCAATCACCACCCCAATCAGCACCCCCAATCAGCACCCCCAATCAGCACCCCAATCAGCGACCCCAATCACCACCCCCAATCACCACCCCAATCAGCACCCCAATCACCACCCCAATCAGCACCCCCAATCAGCACCCCCAATCAGCACCCCAATCAGCACCCCCAATCAGCACCCCCAATCACCACCCCCAATCACCACCCCAATCA CACCCCCATTCAGCACCCCCAATCAGCACCCCCCAATCAGCACCCCAATCAGCACCCCCAATCAGCACCCCCAATCACCACCCTCAATCGCCAACCCAAATCCCCCAATCAGCACCCCAGCAGCACCCCCAATCACCACCCCAATCAGCACCCCCAATCAGCACCCCCAATCACCACCCCAATCAGCACCCCCAATCAGCACCCCATTCACCACCCCCAATCACCACCCCAATCACCACCCCAACCAGCACCCCCAATCACCACCCCCATCACCACCCCAATCACCATCCCCAACCAGAACCCCCAATCACCACCCCCATCACCACCCCAATCACCACCCCAATCACCACCCCCATCACCACCCCCATCACCACCCCCATCACCATCCCCAACCAGCACCCCCATCACCACCCCCATCACCACCCCCATCACCACCCCAATCACCATCCCCAACCAGCACCCCCATCACCACCCCCATCACCACCCCATCACCACCCCCATCACCACCCCCATCACCACCCCAATCACCACCCCCATCATCACCCCCATCACCACCCCCATCACCACCCCCATCACCACCCCCATCACCACCCCAATCACCACCCCAATCAGCACCCCCAATCAGCACCCCCAATCACCACCCCAATCAGCACCCCCAATCAGCACCCCATTCACCACCCCCATCACCACCCCAATCACCACCCCCATCATCACCCCCATCACCACCCCAATCACCACCCCCATCACCACCCCCATCACCACCCCAATCACCACCCCCATCACCACCCCCATCACCACCCCAATCACCACCCCCATCATCACCCCCATCACCACCCCAATCACCACCCCCATCATCACCCCCATCACCACCCCAATCACCACCCCCATCATCACCCCCATCACCACCCCAATCACCACCCCCATCACCACCCCCATCACCACCCCCATCAGTAACATCCAAATCAGTCTGCTTgctgcacaacaacaacaaagcaaaGCTATCACCACCCCCATCACCACCCCCATCACCACCCCAATCACCACCCCATCATCACCCCCATCACCACCCCCATCACCACCCCAATCACCACCCCCATCACCACCCCAATCACCATCCCCAACCAGAACCCCCAATCACCACCCCCATCACCACCCCCATCACCACCCCCATCACCACCCCAATCACCACCCCCATCACCACCCCCATCACCACCCCCATCACCACCCCCATCATCACCCCCATCACCACCCCAATCATCACCCCCATCACCACCCCCATCACCACCCCCATCAGTAA